One Ricinus communis isolate WT05 ecotype wild-type chromosome 1, ASM1957865v1, whole genome shotgun sequence DNA window includes the following coding sequences:
- the LOC8285875 gene encoding protein LIFEGUARD 4, with amino-acid sequence MWAHPYRKSDVEAGARPLYPMMLESPELRWSFIRKVYSILCIQLLATIAVASVVVSVRPIATFFVTTGAGLALYIVLIIMPFIVICPLYYYHQKHPVNYLLLGVFTISLAFAVGLTCAFTSGKVILESVILTTVVVLSLTFYTFWAARRGHDFNFLGPFLFGAIMVLMVFALIQILFPLGRISVMIYGCLASIIFCGYIIYDTDNLIKRFSYDEYIWAAVSLYLDVINLFLSLLTVFRAAES; translated from the exons ATGTGGGCCCATCCGTATCGAAAGAGTGACGTGGAGGCGGGAGCCAGACCTCTATATCCAATGATGCTCGAGAGCCCGGAGCTCCGTTGGTCCTTCATAAGGAAAGTATATTCGATTTTGTGCATTCAGTTGCTTGCCACAATTGCTGTTGCTTCCGTCGTCGTTTCTGTCCGTCCGATTGCTACTTTTTTTGTTACCACTGGCGCTGGATTGGCTCTTTACATTGTCCTCATTATTATGCCATTTATCG TTATATGCCCGCTGTATTACTATCATCAGAAGCATCCGGTGAATTACCTTCTTCTTGGGGTTTTTACTATTTCTCTTGCGTTTGCTGTTGGATTAACTTGTGCTTTTACCAGCG GGAAAGTTATTCTGGAATCAGTGATTTTGACTACTGTAGTGGTCTTGAGTCTCACGTTCTATACCTTCTGGGCCGCAAGGAGGGGCCACGACTTCAACTTCCTTGGTCCCTTTTTATTTGGTGCCATCATGGTTCTTATGGTTTTTGCTCTCATCCAG ATTCTCTTTCCGTTGGGTAGAATCTCTGTCATGATCTATGGGTGTTTGGCTTCAATCATATTCTGTGGGTACATCATATATGACACAGACAACCTAATCAAGCGCTTCTCCTATGATGAATACATCTGGGCTGCAGTGTCTCTCTATTTGGACGTGATTAatctcttcctttcattgctTACAGTCTTCAGGGCTGCTGAGAGTTGA
- the LOC8275405 gene encoding protein LIFEGUARD 2 has translation MEYFQKMAVQMQPQEFGVVEAGKFPEMIESPDDLQQEFICKVYLIIAIQLLLTMIGVVAVVILIQPLAYSLRSSSVGLPFYLVICIVGILVMCLSYCYHFASYMLLGVLTAALTLLVGLSCVVATGKAILDSVILTSVISVNLTLYTFWAASKGHDFEFLGPFLFCAIAVIIVLASIQILYPLGRVFFMIYGCFGSIAFCGYIVCVTDSLIIKSHAYERYIWAAVSLYVDLVNIFLLFLSIYKAVDC, from the exons ATGGAATACTTCCAAAAAATGGCGGTGCAGATGCAGCCTCAGGAATTTGGGGTTGTCGAGGCGGGGAAATTTCCAGAAATGATAGAAAGTCCTGATGACCTGCAGCAGGAATTTATTTGCAAAGTGTATTTGATTATAGCAATTCAGCTGCTCCTCACCATGATTGGGGTTGTTGCAGTTGTCATTTTAATTCAACCTTTGGCTTACTCTCTTCGGAGTAGCAGTGTTGGATTACCTTTCTACTTGGTCATCTGCATAGTGGGGATCCTAG TAATGTGTCTCTCGTACTGCTATCACTTCGCCAGTTACATGCTGCTTGGGGTATTAACTGCTGCTCTTACATTGCTGGTTGGATTGTCCTGTGTAGTTGCTACCg GGAAGGCGATTCTTGACTCTGTGATTCTGACAAGTGTTATTTCCGTGAATCTAACTCTGTATACATTCTGGGCGGCAAGCAAAGGTCATGATTTTGAGTTCCTAGGACCCTTCTTGTTTTGCGCCATTGCTGTGATTATAGTGCTTGCTTCAATACAG ATTCTTTATCCATTGGGGAGAGTATTCTTCATGATTTATGGGTGCTTTGGTTCGATCGCATTCTGCGGCTACATTGTATGCGTTACTGACAGCCTAATTATAAAGAGCCACGCTTATGAAAGATACATTTGGGCTGCTGTGTCTCTGTATGTGGACTTGGTTAATATCTTCCTCTTgtttctttctatatataaggCCGTTGATTGCTAA
- the LOC8275406 gene encoding protein LIFEGUARD 2, producing MRLQPYHDIDPEAGPVPIELGAPELHCFFIAKVYTIISIQLLVTVAVAATVNFVHPITNFILHTKAGLALYIVIIIIPFIVICPLYYYYRLRPVNYLLLGVFTTALGFLVGLTCAFTSGKVILESAILTAVAVVNLTLYTFWAAKRGHDFSFLGPFLFSAFIVLLLFSLVQIFLPLGKITKMIYGCLASILFCGYIIYDTDNLIKRYSYDGYIWAAVSLYLDIINIFFSLLTFFSAQD from the exons ATGAGGCTTCAGCCATACCATGATATAGACCCTGAGGCAGGACCAGTTCCAATAGAGTTGGGAGCTCCAGAGCTGCATTGCTTCTTCATTGCTAAAGTTTATACAATCATATCCATACAACTACTCGTGACAGTTGCCGTGGCGGCTACAGTTAATTTCGTTCATCctattactaattttattctgCATACCAAGGCAGGATTGGCTCTATACATTGTCATAATCATTATTCCTTTCATAG TTATATGCCCACTATACTACTATTACCGGCTGCGTCCTGTAAATTATCTTCTTCTTGGAGTATTTACTACTGCTCTTGGATTCTTGGTTGGACTTACATGTGCATTCACCAGTG GGAAAGTAATTTTGGAATCTGCAATCCTAACAGCTGTAGCTGTTGTGAACCTTACTCTGTATACATTCTGGGCAGCAAAGAGAGGTCATGATTTCAGCTTTCTTGGTCCCTTCTTGTTTTCTGCCTTTATTGTTCTTCTGCTGTTCTCTTTAGTCCAG ATTTTCCTTCCCTTGGGAAAGATCACTAAAATGATATATGGGTGCTTGGCCTCGATCTTATTCTGTGGATATATCATTTATGACACGGATAACCTGATCAAACGTTATTCTTATGATGGGTATATCTGGGCAGCAGTTTCTTTGTATTTGGATATCATCAATATCTTCTTCTCGCTGCTAACTTTTTTCAGTGCCCAGGATTAG
- the LOC8275407 gene encoding VAN3-binding protein isoform X3, producing MSPSNFGCLAHLKQTSTFIKILYFQSQNTINPLFNGGRASAGNGNGGGGAAGGTKTVGRWLKERKEKKKEESRAHNAQLHATISVAAVAAAVAAIAAATASSSSSGRNEQLAKTDMAVASAATLVAAQCVEAAEAMGAERDHLASVVSSAVSVRSHDDITTLTAAAATALRGAATLKARALKDVLNVATALPTEKGIGICGVGNHLNHNRNSSGELVYGENFLGACNLEFLARGSELLKRTRKGDLHWKIVSVYIHRTGQVMLKMKSRHVAGTITKKKKNVVVDVCKDMAAWPGRHLFDGGDQRRYFGLKTATRGIIEFECKNQREHDMWTNGVSKLLCTVSQRKKNMSLPRQRLGF from the exons ATGTCTCCAAGTAATTTTGGTTGTCTTGCTCATTTGAAGCAAACTTCAACTTTCATTAAAATCTTG TATTTTCAGTCACAGAATACCATAAATCCCCTATTCAATGGCGGTCGGGCCAGCGCCGGCAACGGCAATGGCGGTGGTGGTGCTGCCGGTGGAACAAAGACTGTTGGAAGGTGGTTGAAggagagaaaagagaagaagaaagaagaaagcagAGCCCATAATGCTCAGCTCCACGCTACTATTTCAGTAGCTGCAGTAGCTGCTGCTGTAGCAGCCATTGCAGCAGCTAcagcttcttcttcatcatcaggtAGAAACGAGCAGCTAGCCAAGACTGATATGGCTGTTGCATCCGCAGCCACATTGGTGGCTGCACAGTGTGTGGAGGCAGCTGAGGCAATGGGAGCTGAGCGTGACCATCTTGCTTCAGTAGTGAGCTCTGCTGTGAGTGTTCGTTCTCATGATGATATCACCACTCTTACAGCGGCTGCTGCTACTG CTCTTCGTGGGGCAGCAACCTTAAAGGCAAGAGCATTGAAAGATGTTTTGAATGTTGCAACTGCGTTACCAACAGAGAAAGGGATAGGGATTTGCGGTGTAGGGAATCATTTGAATCATAACAGGAATTCTAGCGGTGAGCTTGTCTATGGAGAGAACTTTCTTGGTGCTTGTAATCTTGAGTTTCTTGCCAGGGGTAGTGAGCTTCTTAAACGCACCCGCAAAG GTGATTTACACTGGAAAATTGTGTCTGTTTATATTCACAGGACTGGACAG GTGATGCTGAAGATGAAGAGCAGACATGTCGCAGGGACTataaccaaaaagaaaaaga ATGTGGTGGTGGATGTGTGCAAGGACATGGCAGCATGGCCGGGGAGACACTTGTTTGACGGAGGAGATCAGCGTCGATACTTCGGATTGAAGACAGCAACAAGAGGGATTATAGAGTTCGAATGCAAGAACCAGAGAGAACACGATATGTGGACTAATGGCGTCTCAAAGCTTCTTTGCACTGTATCccaaaggaagaaaaatatGAGCTTGCCAAGACAACGACTAGGCTTCTGA